In a single window of the Serratia quinivorans genome:
- a CDS encoding recombination protein F gives MEKKVNSNIRKFIRKSEGGDFASSYQLYKIYNEGHGVDDVDSHKAELYRGLCIKNMVDGQFGIRKIQLENYKGFEDITLDFSLKEKITIFVGNNGSGKSTILDAIQKCMTHVVSRLSTRSHNGDLIERYEIKKDKEYSRINLVYTYKDIDFPMTIGQDNLTDDNKGKSNYSGINELGQLFRMANTVEPNFNYPLLAVYTVERANDVTTKDIENSDEIKEIQTWDKFKGYSKSLTGKADFRLFFRWVKELIEVENSDNSDIRLLKAEIRNKEKELDNPLLKALISESPNSDASKALIEQHNKIIINLKNKLNNYYNISSKTLTTVEDAIYSFLPGFSDLKLQRSPLDLLISKDGVSLSVLQLSQGEKNNFSISCRYS, from the coding sequence ATGGAAAAAAAAGTAAATAGCAATATTAGGAAGTTTATTCGCAAGTCTGAAGGCGGAGATTTCGCTTCATCATATCAATTGTATAAAATTTATAATGAAGGACATGGTGTAGATGATGTTGACAGTCATAAAGCTGAACTTTATAGAGGTTTGTGTATTAAAAATATGGTTGATGGGCAGTTTGGCATAAGAAAAATACAATTGGAAAACTATAAAGGGTTTGAAGATATCACTTTGGATTTTTCTTTGAAAGAAAAAATAACTATTTTCGTCGGGAATAATGGCTCGGGGAAATCTACAATTCTTGACGCGATTCAAAAGTGTATGACACATGTGGTTTCACGTCTTTCTACTCGCTCACATAATGGAGACCTTATTGAGAGATATGAAATAAAAAAAGATAAGGAATATTCAAGAATAAACTTAGTCTATACATATAAAGATATAGATTTTCCCATGACTATAGGACAAGACAATCTAACTGATGATAATAAGGGGAAAAGTAATTATTCTGGAATAAATGAGTTAGGGCAACTATTTAGGATGGCTAATACTGTTGAGCCAAATTTCAATTATCCATTACTGGCCGTTTATACAGTTGAAAGAGCTAATGATGTAACGACTAAAGATATAGAAAATTCGGATGAAATAAAAGAAATACAAACTTGGGATAAGTTTAAAGGATATAGTAAAAGCCTTACTGGGAAGGCAGACTTTAGACTTTTCTTTCGGTGGGTAAAAGAGCTTATCGAAGTTGAAAACTCTGATAATTCTGATATTAGGCTTCTTAAAGCTGAAATTAGAAATAAAGAGAAAGAGTTGGATAACCCTCTTTTAAAAGCCTTGATATCTGAAAGCCCGAACTCTGATGCAAGTAAGGCATTAATAGAACAGCACAATAAAATAATAATAAATTTGAAAAATAAATTAAATAATTACTATAATATAAGTAGTAAGACGCTAACTACGGTGGAAGACGCTATTTATTCGTTTTTACCGGGGTTTAGCGATTTAAAATTACAGCGTTCTCCTTTGGATTTATTGATCAGTAAAGATGGTGTTTCACTAAGTGTATTGCAATTATCGCAAGGTGAAAAAAACAATTTTAGCATTAGTTGCAGATATAGCTAG
- the proA_1 gene encoding Gamma-glutamyl phosphate reductase — protein sequence MLEQMGKAAKQASWQLAVLSTAKKNQVLSVIADKLEAESEVILQANEQDMEQARASGMSEALLDRLLLTPARLAAIANDVRQVCRLNDPVGHVLDGSLLDSGLKLERRRVPLGVIGVIYEARPNVTIDVASLCLKTGNAVILRGGKETHHTNQATVKVIQQALEQCGLPAAAVQAIESPDRALVNELLRLDRYVDMLIPRGGAGLHKLCREQSTIPVITGGIGVCHTYVDDSVDFDKALTVIENAKIQRPSACNSLETLLVNRNIAVEFLPALSSKMAAVGVTLHAAENAMPMLQDGPATVVAVAAEDYDDEWLSLDLNVALVDDIDQAIDHIRTHGTSHSDAILTRSLSSAEHFVRAVDSSAVYVNASTRFTDGGQFGLGAEVAVSTQKLHARGPMGLDALTTYKWIGYGDDLVRS from the coding sequence ATGCTCGAGCAGATGGGGAAGGCCGCCAAGCAGGCCTCCTGGCAACTGGCGGTGCTGAGCACGGCGAAGAAAAACCAGGTGCTGTCGGTGATTGCCGACAAACTGGAAGCCGAAAGCGAAGTGATTTTACAGGCTAACGAACAGGACATGGAGCAGGCACGCGCCAGCGGAATGAGCGAAGCGCTGCTCGATCGCCTGTTACTGACCCCGGCACGTCTGGCGGCGATCGCCAACGACGTGCGTCAGGTATGCCGCCTGAACGACCCGGTCGGCCACGTATTGGACGGCAGCCTGCTGGACAGCGGGTTGAAGCTGGAACGTCGCCGGGTACCGCTCGGGGTGATTGGCGTGATTTATGAGGCGCGGCCAAACGTCACCATCGACGTCGCCAGCCTGTGCCTGAAAACCGGCAACGCGGTGATCCTGCGTGGCGGTAAAGAAACCCACCACACCAATCAGGCGACGGTGAAGGTGATCCAGCAGGCGCTGGAACAGTGCGGCCTTCCGGCTGCAGCGGTACAGGCGATTGAAAGCCCGGATCGCGCACTGGTGAATGAATTGCTGCGCCTGGATCGCTACGTCGACATGCTGATCCCACGCGGCGGTGCTGGTCTGCATAAATTGTGCCGCGAACAGTCAACCATCCCGGTGATCACCGGCGGTATCGGCGTTTGCCACACCTATGTTGATGACAGCGTTGATTTCGACAAAGCACTGACGGTGATCGAGAACGCCAAAATTCAACGCCCAAGCGCCTGTAACTCGCTGGAGACGCTGCTGGTGAACCGCAATATCGCTGTAGAGTTTCTGCCTGCCTTGAGCAGCAAAATGGCGGCGGTCGGCGTTACCCTGCACGCGGCGGAGAACGCCATGCCGATGTTGCAAGACGGCCCGGCAACGGTGGTGGCGGTCGCGGCGGAAGATTACGACGACGAATGGCTGTCGTTGGACTTGAACGTGGCGCTGGTGGATGACATCGATCAGGCCATCGACCATATTCGCACCCATGGCACCAGCCACTCCGACGCGATCCTCACCCGTTCACTGAGCAGCGCCGAGCACTTCGTGCGTGCGGTGGATTCAAGCGCGGTGTACGTCAACGCCAGCACCCGCTTCACCGACGGCGGCCAGTTCGGCCTTGGCGCAGAAGTGGCGGTCAGCACCCAGAAACTGCACGCCCGTGGCCCAATGGGCCTGGACGCACTCACCACCTACAAATGGATCGGCTACGGTGATGATTTGGTTCGCAGTTAA
- a CDS encoding Predicted transcriptional regulator, with protein sequence MTSVYSTEYQLVIRILRDARIEKGITQAKLAEALGRPQSFIAKVENGERKLDVVEFALIARLLGVDAGAVMGIISI encoded by the coding sequence ATGACTTCAGTTTATTCAACCGAGTATCAATTAGTTATAAGAATACTTCGGGATGCTCGCATAGAAAAAGGCATCACTCAGGCCAAACTGGCCGAAGCACTGGGTCGCCCGCAGTCGTTTATCGCCAAGGTTGAGAACGGCGAGCGCAAACTCGATGTGGTGGAGTTTGCTCTGATCGCTCGTTTGCTTGGAGTTGATGCCGGGGCTGTTATGGGGATAATTAGCATATAG
- a CDS encoding Retron-type reverse transcriptase, with product MSIDLESELTEKFADLQQLLKSRPSTHYKVYKIPKRTIGFRLIAQPTKKVKDVQRIIVENLSKIALVHDVATAYIKGRNILYNASLHQDSDYLLKLDLEDFFNSITPDFFFKELERQSISLSINDKFLIEQLCFWNRSKKRNGALVLSVGSPSSPFISNVVMYSFDKKLHGICLAEKINYSRYADDMTFSTKEKDSLKFIHNEVKGLLQEYFGNRILINQSKIVYSSKAHNRHITGITLTNNDKLSMGRDKKRYISSLVYKFKNGQLDFDDIQSLKGLIGYARSIEPVFLLRIQKKYGPSIIEEINKYSSEE from the coding sequence ATGAGCATTGATTTAGAAAGTGAACTGACAGAAAAATTTGCTGATCTGCAGCAATTGCTTAAGTCAAGACCCTCAACACACTATAAAGTTTACAAAATCCCCAAGCGCACGATTGGTTTTAGGTTAATTGCCCAACCAACAAAAAAAGTAAAAGATGTACAAAGGATAATTGTTGAAAATCTTTCTAAGATAGCTCTAGTTCATGACGTCGCTACTGCATATATAAAAGGAAGGAATATTTTATATAACGCATCTCTACATCAAGACTCTGACTATTTATTGAAATTGGATTTGGAGGATTTTTTTAATAGTATAACTCCTGATTTTTTCTTTAAAGAATTAGAAAGGCAATCAATTTCACTTTCAATAAATGACAAGTTTTTAATTGAGCAATTATGCTTCTGGAATAGATCGAAAAAGAGGAATGGGGCATTAGTATTAAGCGTAGGCTCCCCTAGTTCACCTTTTATATCAAATGTCGTTATGTATAGTTTTGATAAAAAACTGCATGGTATTTGTTTGGCTGAGAAGATTAATTACTCAAGGTATGCAGATGACATGACTTTTTCTACAAAGGAAAAAGATTCTCTTAAATTTATTCATAACGAAGTTAAGGGGTTATTGCAAGAGTATTTCGGCAATAGAATTTTGATAAATCAATCTAAAATCGTGTATTCTTCAAAAGCTCACAATCGTCATATAACAGGGATCACATTGACGAATAATGATAAACTTTCCATGGGAAGGGACAAAAAAAGATATATTTCTTCATTGGTTTATAAATTTAAAAATGGACAATTGGATTTCGATGACATTCAAAGTCTAAAGGGATTGATTGGTTATGCTAGAAGTATTGAGCCAGTTTTTTTATTGAGAATACAAAAAAAATATGGGCCGTCAATAATTGAAGAAATTAATAAATATTCTTCGGAGGAATAA